A stretch of the Amycolatopsis sp. BJA-103 genome encodes the following:
- a CDS encoding DUF4910 domain-containing protein: protein MTHRDLETGADLEKLVERLYPLCRSITGDGVRRTLEIVGEHIPLEIHEVPTGTQVLDWTVPQEWNIRDAYIKDASGRRVVDFQESNLHVVGYSVPISRKMPLSELREHLHTLPDQPSLVPYRTSYYSPTWGFCLAQDTLDAMPDGEYEVHIDSTLADGHLTYAEHVVPGEVTDEVIISCHTCHPSLANDNVAGIAIAAAFAQTLEKPHHTYRFLFMPGTIGAITWLARNNERVGRIKAGLVLACAGDPGSLTYKRSRRGDAVIDRVLAYVLADRTHKILDFSPYGYDERQFCSPGFNLGVGSLTRTPYAGYPEYHTSADNLDFVSTAAMEETLRTLRDVHTVLDRDRSYVNLSPYGEPQLGKRGLYDSLGGRSDAKQAQMAMLWVLNLSDGEHSLLDVAERSGLPFDSVAAAAQALHDAGLLKD, encoded by the coding sequence ATGACACACCGGGACCTGGAGACGGGCGCTGACCTCGAGAAGCTGGTCGAGCGCCTGTATCCGCTGTGCCGCAGCATCACCGGCGACGGCGTCCGCCGCACGCTGGAGATCGTCGGCGAGCACATCCCGCTGGAGATCCACGAGGTCCCCACCGGCACCCAGGTGCTCGACTGGACGGTGCCGCAGGAGTGGAACATCCGCGACGCGTACATCAAGGACGCGTCGGGCCGCCGCGTGGTCGACTTCCAGGAGTCGAACCTGCACGTCGTCGGCTACAGCGTCCCGATCTCGCGGAAGATGCCGCTCAGCGAGCTGCGCGAACACCTGCACACGCTGCCGGACCAGCCGTCCCTGGTGCCGTACCGGACCAGCTACTACTCGCCGACGTGGGGTTTCTGCCTGGCACAGGACACCCTCGACGCGATGCCGGACGGCGAGTACGAGGTGCACATCGACTCCACCCTCGCCGACGGGCACCTCACCTACGCCGAACACGTCGTGCCGGGCGAGGTCACCGACGAGGTGATCATCTCCTGCCACACCTGCCATCCCTCGCTGGCGAACGACAACGTCGCCGGGATCGCGATCGCGGCCGCGTTCGCGCAGACGCTCGAAAAGCCACACCACACCTATCGTTTCCTGTTCATGCCGGGCACGATCGGCGCCATCACCTGGCTCGCGCGCAACAACGAACGCGTCGGCCGGATCAAGGCGGGGCTCGTCCTCGCGTGCGCCGGTGATCCGGGATCGCTGACGTACAAGCGAAGCCGTCGTGGCGACGCCGTGATCGACCGCGTACTCGCGTACGTCCTCGCCGATCGCACGCACAAGATCCTGGACTTCTCGCCGTACGGATACGACGAGCGCCAGTTCTGCTCCCCCGGCTTCAACCTCGGTGTCGGTTCGCTGACGAGGACGCCGTACGCGGGTTACCCCGAGTACCACACCTCGGCCGACAACCTCGATTTCGTTTCCACGGCGGCGATGGAGGAAACCCTCCGGACCCTGCGGGACGTGCACACCGTTCTCGACCGCGACCGCAGCTACGTCAACCTCAGTCCCTACGGCGAGCCGCAACTCGGCAAGCGTGGGCTGTACGACTCGCTCGGCGGCCGAAGCGACGCCAAACAAGCCCAGATGGCCATGCTCTGGGTGCTCAACCTCTCGGACGGCGAGCACAGCCTGCTCGACGTCGCCGAGCGGTCCGGGCTGCCGTTCGATTCCGTCGCCGCCGCCGCTCAGGCGCTGCACGACGCCGGATTGCTCAAGGATTAG
- a CDS encoding NAD-dependent epimerase/dehydratase family protein yields the protein MRVLLTGHKGYLGTVMAPVLAAEGHEVIGLDSGLYDTCVLGPQPEDPEGFEVDLRDVTAEHVAGVDAVIHLGALSNDPLGSLAPELTYDINHHASVKLAKLAKDAGVKRYLYASTCSVYGASGGDGLVDEDAPLRPVTPYAESKVRVEDDVQELADGDFSPVYMRNATAFGFSPRLRGDIVLNNLTAHAHLSGEVLVLSDGTPWRPLVHAKDIARAFAAALVAPKEAVHGKAFNIGTERNNVTVAEIAEEVVEAVPGSTLRITGEAGADPRSYRVDFSRFRAAIPGFECDWSVKDGAVELIQAYRTHGLTEHGFQRLFTRLARLQDRTAAGELDDTLRRR from the coding sequence ATGCGTGTGCTGCTGACCGGGCACAAGGGTTACCTGGGCACGGTGATGGCCCCGGTGCTGGCCGCCGAAGGCCACGAGGTGATCGGCCTCGACTCCGGTCTCTACGACACCTGCGTGCTGGGCCCCCAGCCCGAGGACCCCGAGGGCTTCGAGGTCGACCTTCGTGACGTCACGGCCGAGCACGTGGCCGGGGTGGACGCCGTGATCCACCTCGGCGCGCTGTCCAACGACCCGCTCGGTTCGCTGGCGCCGGAGCTGACCTACGACATCAACCACCACGCTTCGGTCAAACTCGCCAAGCTGGCGAAGGACGCCGGGGTCAAGCGGTACCTCTACGCCTCGACGTGCTCGGTCTACGGCGCCTCCGGCGGCGACGGCCTGGTCGACGAGGACGCGCCGCTGCGCCCGGTGACGCCGTACGCCGAGTCGAAGGTGCGGGTCGAGGACGACGTCCAGGAACTCGCCGACGGCGACTTCAGCCCGGTGTACATGCGCAACGCCACCGCGTTCGGCTTCTCGCCGCGGCTGCGCGGCGACATCGTGCTCAACAACCTGACCGCGCACGCCCACCTGTCCGGCGAGGTGCTGGTGCTCTCCGACGGCACGCCGTGGCGTCCGCTGGTGCACGCCAAGGACATCGCGCGCGCGTTCGCGGCGGCCCTGGTCGCGCCCAAGGAAGCCGTCCACGGCAAGGCGTTCAACATCGGCACCGAACGCAACAACGTGACCGTCGCCGAGATCGCCGAAGAGGTCGTCGAGGCCGTTCCCGGCTCGACACTGCGGATCACCGGCGAGGCGGGCGCGGACCCGCGTTCGTACCGGGTCGACTTCTCCCGGTTCCGCGCGGCGATCCCCGGCTTCGAGTGCGACTGGTCGGTCAAGGACGGCGCGGTCGAACTGATCCAGGCCTACCGGACCCACGGCCTCACCGAGCACGGCTTCCAGCGCCTGTTCACCCGGCTCGCACGGCTGCAGGACCGCACCGCCGCCGGCGAACTCGACGACACCTTGCGACGTCGCTGA